In the Passer domesticus isolate bPasDom1 chromosome 4, bPasDom1.hap1, whole genome shotgun sequence genome, one interval contains:
- the PCDH7 gene encoding protocadherin-7 isoform X8, producing the protein MRKMRTFLRFVHCYCCCFLLLLPPPLWVSLAAAKQLLKYRLAEEGPADIRIGNVASDLGIVTGSGEVTFSLESGSDYLKIDNMTGELSTTERRIDREKLPQCQMIFDENECFLDFEVSVIGPSQSWVDLFEGRVIILDINDNTPTFPSPVLTLTVEENRPVGTLYLLPTATDRDFGRNGIERYELLQEPGGDGGRRGGGGGSAAAAPESAPFPGGSKRRQEAEAAARSSVFELQVADTLDGEKQPQLIVKGALDREQRDSYELSLRVRDGGDPARSSQAILRVLITDVNDNSPRFEKSVYEADLAENSSPGTPILQLRATDLDVGVNGQIEYVFGAATESVRRLLRLDENSGWLSVLHRIDREEVNQLRFTVMARDRGQPPKTDKATVVLNIRDENDNVPTIDIRKIGRIPLRDGVASVAEDVLVDTPIALVQVSDRDQGENGVVTCTVVGDVPFQLKPASEGEGEPQNKRKYFLHTSAPLDYEAVRDYNVVIVAVDSGSPSLSSNNSLLVRVGDTNDNPPMFSQAVLEVSFPENNLPGERVATVVATDADSGKNAEITYSLEASPLSSEAPGSIFSIDPDSGDVSVQAVLDREQRDTYEFQVTARDKGVPSLQGSTTVVVRVSDRNDNEPRFMQDVFTFYVKENLQPNSPVGMVTVMDFDKGRNAELSLSIQPGDHEQAAGIFSIENDTGTIFSTVSFDREQQTSYTFKVKAVDGGEPPRSATATVSLFVMDENDNAPTVTFPSNSSYTVLPPSSNMRTVVATVVATDADTGLNADLNYSIVGGNPFKLFEIDPASGVVSLVGKLAPKHYGLHRLVVQVNDSGQPPQSTTALLHVFVNESLSNATVVESQVARSLHTPLAQDIAGDPSYELSKQRLSIVIGVVAGIMTVILLILVVVMARYCRSKGKHGYEAGKKDHEDFFTPQQHDKAKKPKKDKKGKKGKQPLYSSIVTVEASKPNGQRYDSVNEKLSDSPGMGRYRSVNGGPGSPDLARHYKSSSPLPTVQLHPQSPTAGKKHQAVQDLPPANTFVGAGDNISIGSDHCSEYSCQASSKYSKQIHGLYQM; encoded by the coding sequence atgaggaagatGCGGACCTTCCTTCGCTTTGTGCattgctactgctgctgcttcttgctCCTCCTGCCTCCGCCGCTCTGGGTCAGCCTCGCAGCGGCTAAGCAGCTCCTGAAGTACCGGCTGGCCGAGGAGGGACCCGCCGACATTCGCATCGGCAACGTGGCTTCCGACTTGGGGATCGTGACAGGCTCCGGAGAGGTGACATTCAGCCTGGAGTCGGGCTCCGACTATCTCAAGATCGATAACATGACCGGGGAGCTGAGCACCACAGAGCGGCGCATCGACCGCGAAAAGCTGCCGCAGTGCCAGATGATCTTCGACGAGAACGAGTGCTTCTTGGACTTCGAGGTGTCGGTCATCGGCCCCTCGCAGAGCTGGGTGGACCTCTTCGAAGGCCGGGTCATCATCCTGGACATCAACGACAACACCCCCACCTTCCCTTCCCCCGTCCTCACGCTCACCGTGGAGGAGAACCGGCCCGTGGGGACCCTCTACCTGCTCCCCACCGCCACCGACAGGGACTTCGGCCGCAACGGCATCGAGCGCTacgagctgctgcaggagcccggCGGGGACGGCGGccggcgcggcggcggggggggctcggccgcggcagccccggaGAGCGCCCCCTTCCCCGGCGGCAGCAAGCGGCGGCAGGAGGCGGAGGCGGCGGCCCGCAGCAGCGTCTTCGAGCTGCAGGTGGCCGACACCCTGGACGGGGAGAAGCAGCCGCAGCTGATCGTCAAGGGGGCGCTGGACCGGGAGCAGCGGGACTCCTACGAGCTCAGCCTCCGCGTGCGGGACGGCGGCGACCCGGCCCGCTCCTCGCAGGCCATCCTGAGGGTGCTGATCACCGACGTGAACGACAACAGCCCCCGCTTCGAGAAGAGCGTCTATGAGGCGGACCTGGCGGAGAACAGCAGCCCTGGGACGCCGATCCTGCAGCTGCGAGCCACCGACCTGGACGTGGGGGTGAATGGACAGATCGAGTACGTCTTCGGGGCGGCCACTGAGTCCGTCAGGCGCCTACTGCGGCTGGACGAGAACTCGGGCTGGCTCAGCGTCTTGCACCGCATCGACCGGGAGGAGGTGAACCAGCTTCGCTTCACTGTCATGGCCCGAGACCGGGGCCAGCCCCCCAAGACAGACAAGGCCACTGTCGTGCTGAACATCCGGGATGAAAATGACAACGTGCCCACCATCGACATCCGGAAAATCGGGCGCATCCCGCTCCGGGACGGGGTGGCAAGCGTGGCCGAGGATGTGCTGGTGGACACCCCCATTGCCTTGGTGCAGGTGTCAGACCGGGACCAAGGTGAAAATGGTGTGGTGACCTGCACTGTAGTGGGCGATGTGCCCTTCCAGCTCAAACCGGCCAGTGAGGGTGAAGGGGAGCCACAGAATAAGCGCAAGTATTTCCTCCACACCTCGGCCCCTCTGGATTATGAAGCTGTCCGTGACTACAACGTGGTGATTGTGGCTGTGGActcaggcagccccagcttgTCCAGCAACAACTCCTTGCTGGTGCGGGTTGGGGACACTAATGATAACCCTCCCATGttcagccaggctgtgctggaggtcTCCTTTCCAGAGAACAACTTGCCTGGAGAGAGGGTGGCCACAGTGGTTGCCACAGATGCGGACAGTGGCAAGAATGCTGAGATCACCTATTCCTTGGAGGCCTCACCCCTCTCCTCAGAGGCACCGGGCAGCATCTTCAGCATTGACCCTGACTCTGGGGATGTGTcagtgcaggcagtgctggacCGTGAGCAACGGGACACCTATGAATTTCAGGTGACGGCCCGGGACAAGGGGGTGCCATCGCTGCAGGGCTCCACCACAGTGGTGGTGCGAGTGTCAGACCGCAATGACAATGAGCCACGCTTCATGCAGGATGTGTTCACCTTCTATGTGAAAGAAAACCTGCAGCCCAACAGCCCCGTGGGCATGGTGACTGTGATGGACTTTGACAAGGGCCGCAATGCCGAGCTCAGCCTCTCCATTCAGCCTGGAGACCACGAACAGGCAGCCGGCATCTTCTCCATCGAGAATGACACTGGAACCATTTTCTCCACTGTCTCTTTTGACCGTGAGCAGCAGACCAGCTACACCTTTAAGGTGAAGGCAGTGGATGGGGGTGAGCCACCACGGTCTGCCACAGCCACCGTGTCTCTCTTTGTGATGGATGAGAACGACAATGCACCCACTGTCACCTTCCCCAGCAACAGCTCCTACACTGTGCTGCCACCCTCCAGCAACATGCGCACCGTGGTGGCCACAGTGGTCGCCACTGATGCTGACACCGGTCTCAACGCTGACCTCAATTACAGCATTGTTGGGGGCAACCCATTCAAACTCTTTGAAATAGACCCGGCCAGTGGTGTGGTGTCACTGGTGGGCAAGTTGGCCCCCAAGCACTATGGCCTGCACCGCCTGGTTGTGCAGGTGAATGACAGTGGGCAGCCACCCCAGtccaccactgccctgctccATGTCTTTGTCAATGAGAGCCTGTCCAATGCCACTGTGGTGGAgagccaggtggcccgcagccTTCACACCCCACTGGCCCAGGACATTGCTGGTGATCCCAGCTATGAGCTGAGCAAGCAGCGGCTCAGCATAGTCATTGGTGTGGTGGCTGGCATCATGACCGTCATCCTGCTTATCCTCGTGGTGGTCATGGCCCGCTACTGCCGATCCAAGGGCAAGCATGGCTACGAGGCCGGCAAGAAGGACCATGAGGATTTCTTCACCCCCCAGCAGCATGACAAGGCCAAGAAGCCCAAGAAGGACAAGAAAGGCAAGAAGGGCAAGCAGCCCCTCTACAGCAGCATTGTTACTGTTGAGGCTTCCAAGCCCAATGGGCAGCGCTACGACAGTGTGAACGAGAAGCTCTCGGACAGCCCTGGCATGGGCCGATATCGCTCGGTCAATGGCGGCCCAGGCAGCCCTGACCTGGCCAGGCACTACAAGTCGAGCTCACCGCTGCCCACTGTCCAGCTGCACCCACAGTCCCCCACTGCTGGCAAAAAGCACCAGGCCGTGCAGGACCTGCCCCCAGCAAACACCTTCGTGGGCGCTGGTGACAACATCTCCATCGGCTCGGACCATTGCTCCGAGTACAGCTGCCAAGCCAGCAGCAAGTACAGCAAGCAG
- the PCDH7 gene encoding protocadherin-7 isoform X7 has product MRKMRTFLRFVHCYCCCFLLLLPPPLWVSLAAAKQLLKYRLAEEGPADIRIGNVASDLGIVTGSGEVTFSLESGSDYLKIDNMTGELSTTERRIDREKLPQCQMIFDENECFLDFEVSVIGPSQSWVDLFEGRVIILDINDNTPTFPSPVLTLTVEENRPVGTLYLLPTATDRDFGRNGIERYELLQEPGGDGGRRGGGGGSAAAAPESAPFPGGSKRRQEAEAAARSSVFELQVADTLDGEKQPQLIVKGALDREQRDSYELSLRVRDGGDPARSSQAILRVLITDVNDNSPRFEKSVYEADLAENSSPGTPILQLRATDLDVGVNGQIEYVFGAATESVRRLLRLDENSGWLSVLHRIDREEVNQLRFTVMARDRGQPPKTDKATVVLNIRDENDNVPTIDIRKIGRIPLRDGVASVAEDVLVDTPIALVQVSDRDQGENGVVTCTVVGDVPFQLKPASEGEGEPQNKRKYFLHTSAPLDYEAVRDYNVVIVAVDSGSPSLSSNNSLLVRVGDTNDNPPMFSQAVLEVSFPENNLPGERVATVVATDADSGKNAEITYSLEASPLSSEAPGSIFSIDPDSGDVSVQAVLDREQRDTYEFQVTARDKGVPSLQGSTTVVVRVSDRNDNEPRFMQDVFTFYVKENLQPNSPVGMVTVMDFDKGRNAELSLSIQPGDHEQAAGIFSIENDTGTIFSTVSFDREQQTSYTFKVKAVDGGEPPRSATATVSLFVMDENDNAPTVTFPSNSSYTVLPPSSNMRTVVATVVATDADTGLNADLNYSIVGGNPFKLFEIDPASGVVSLVGKLAPKHYGLHRLVVQVNDSGQPPQSTTALLHVFVNESLSNATVVESQVARSLHTPLAQDIAGDPSYELSKQRLSIVIGVVAGIMTVILLILVVVMARYCRSKGKHGYEAGKKDHEDFFTPQQHDKAKKPKKDKKGKKGKQPLYSSIVTVEASKPNGQRYDSVNEKLSDSPGMGRYRSVNGGPGSPDLARHYKSSSPLPTVQLHPQSPTAGKKHQAVQDLPPANTFVGAGDNISIGSDHCSEYSCQASSKYSKQVDTVQTTQHPGHIEESCKMNPFRRVTFSVVSQPQDPHQGSLQSCYDSGLEESETPSSKSSSGPRLGALPLPEDNYERTTPDGSVGEAEHMENGLKNRVTDFLLHLADLKYTSQNCV; this is encoded by the coding sequence atgaggaagatGCGGACCTTCCTTCGCTTTGTGCattgctactgctgctgcttcttgctCCTCCTGCCTCCGCCGCTCTGGGTCAGCCTCGCAGCGGCTAAGCAGCTCCTGAAGTACCGGCTGGCCGAGGAGGGACCCGCCGACATTCGCATCGGCAACGTGGCTTCCGACTTGGGGATCGTGACAGGCTCCGGAGAGGTGACATTCAGCCTGGAGTCGGGCTCCGACTATCTCAAGATCGATAACATGACCGGGGAGCTGAGCACCACAGAGCGGCGCATCGACCGCGAAAAGCTGCCGCAGTGCCAGATGATCTTCGACGAGAACGAGTGCTTCTTGGACTTCGAGGTGTCGGTCATCGGCCCCTCGCAGAGCTGGGTGGACCTCTTCGAAGGCCGGGTCATCATCCTGGACATCAACGACAACACCCCCACCTTCCCTTCCCCCGTCCTCACGCTCACCGTGGAGGAGAACCGGCCCGTGGGGACCCTCTACCTGCTCCCCACCGCCACCGACAGGGACTTCGGCCGCAACGGCATCGAGCGCTacgagctgctgcaggagcccggCGGGGACGGCGGccggcgcggcggcggggggggctcggccgcggcagccccggaGAGCGCCCCCTTCCCCGGCGGCAGCAAGCGGCGGCAGGAGGCGGAGGCGGCGGCCCGCAGCAGCGTCTTCGAGCTGCAGGTGGCCGACACCCTGGACGGGGAGAAGCAGCCGCAGCTGATCGTCAAGGGGGCGCTGGACCGGGAGCAGCGGGACTCCTACGAGCTCAGCCTCCGCGTGCGGGACGGCGGCGACCCGGCCCGCTCCTCGCAGGCCATCCTGAGGGTGCTGATCACCGACGTGAACGACAACAGCCCCCGCTTCGAGAAGAGCGTCTATGAGGCGGACCTGGCGGAGAACAGCAGCCCTGGGACGCCGATCCTGCAGCTGCGAGCCACCGACCTGGACGTGGGGGTGAATGGACAGATCGAGTACGTCTTCGGGGCGGCCACTGAGTCCGTCAGGCGCCTACTGCGGCTGGACGAGAACTCGGGCTGGCTCAGCGTCTTGCACCGCATCGACCGGGAGGAGGTGAACCAGCTTCGCTTCACTGTCATGGCCCGAGACCGGGGCCAGCCCCCCAAGACAGACAAGGCCACTGTCGTGCTGAACATCCGGGATGAAAATGACAACGTGCCCACCATCGACATCCGGAAAATCGGGCGCATCCCGCTCCGGGACGGGGTGGCAAGCGTGGCCGAGGATGTGCTGGTGGACACCCCCATTGCCTTGGTGCAGGTGTCAGACCGGGACCAAGGTGAAAATGGTGTGGTGACCTGCACTGTAGTGGGCGATGTGCCCTTCCAGCTCAAACCGGCCAGTGAGGGTGAAGGGGAGCCACAGAATAAGCGCAAGTATTTCCTCCACACCTCGGCCCCTCTGGATTATGAAGCTGTCCGTGACTACAACGTGGTGATTGTGGCTGTGGActcaggcagccccagcttgTCCAGCAACAACTCCTTGCTGGTGCGGGTTGGGGACACTAATGATAACCCTCCCATGttcagccaggctgtgctggaggtcTCCTTTCCAGAGAACAACTTGCCTGGAGAGAGGGTGGCCACAGTGGTTGCCACAGATGCGGACAGTGGCAAGAATGCTGAGATCACCTATTCCTTGGAGGCCTCACCCCTCTCCTCAGAGGCACCGGGCAGCATCTTCAGCATTGACCCTGACTCTGGGGATGTGTcagtgcaggcagtgctggacCGTGAGCAACGGGACACCTATGAATTTCAGGTGACGGCCCGGGACAAGGGGGTGCCATCGCTGCAGGGCTCCACCACAGTGGTGGTGCGAGTGTCAGACCGCAATGACAATGAGCCACGCTTCATGCAGGATGTGTTCACCTTCTATGTGAAAGAAAACCTGCAGCCCAACAGCCCCGTGGGCATGGTGACTGTGATGGACTTTGACAAGGGCCGCAATGCCGAGCTCAGCCTCTCCATTCAGCCTGGAGACCACGAACAGGCAGCCGGCATCTTCTCCATCGAGAATGACACTGGAACCATTTTCTCCACTGTCTCTTTTGACCGTGAGCAGCAGACCAGCTACACCTTTAAGGTGAAGGCAGTGGATGGGGGTGAGCCACCACGGTCTGCCACAGCCACCGTGTCTCTCTTTGTGATGGATGAGAACGACAATGCACCCACTGTCACCTTCCCCAGCAACAGCTCCTACACTGTGCTGCCACCCTCCAGCAACATGCGCACCGTGGTGGCCACAGTGGTCGCCACTGATGCTGACACCGGTCTCAACGCTGACCTCAATTACAGCATTGTTGGGGGCAACCCATTCAAACTCTTTGAAATAGACCCGGCCAGTGGTGTGGTGTCACTGGTGGGCAAGTTGGCCCCCAAGCACTATGGCCTGCACCGCCTGGTTGTGCAGGTGAATGACAGTGGGCAGCCACCCCAGtccaccactgccctgctccATGTCTTTGTCAATGAGAGCCTGTCCAATGCCACTGTGGTGGAgagccaggtggcccgcagccTTCACACCCCACTGGCCCAGGACATTGCTGGTGATCCCAGCTATGAGCTGAGCAAGCAGCGGCTCAGCATAGTCATTGGTGTGGTGGCTGGCATCATGACCGTCATCCTGCTTATCCTCGTGGTGGTCATGGCCCGCTACTGCCGATCCAAGGGCAAGCATGGCTACGAGGCCGGCAAGAAGGACCATGAGGATTTCTTCACCCCCCAGCAGCATGACAAGGCCAAGAAGCCCAAGAAGGACAAGAAAGGCAAGAAGGGCAAGCAGCCCCTCTACAGCAGCATTGTTACTGTTGAGGCTTCCAAGCCCAATGGGCAGCGCTACGACAGTGTGAACGAGAAGCTCTCGGACAGCCCTGGCATGGGCCGATATCGCTCGGTCAATGGCGGCCCAGGCAGCCCTGACCTGGCCAGGCACTACAAGTCGAGCTCACCGCTGCCCACTGTCCAGCTGCACCCACAGTCCCCCACTGCTGGCAAAAAGCACCAGGCCGTGCAGGACCTGCCCCCAGCAAACACCTTCGTGGGCGCTGGTGACAACATCTCCATCGGCTCGGACCATTGCTCCGAGTACAGCTGCCAAGCCAGCAGCAAGTACAGCAAGCAG